A genomic region of Micromonospora sp. NBC_01796 contains the following coding sequences:
- a CDS encoding DUF1996 domain-containing protein — MNLRPTPRQRRSVTALLLLSVALAGGCKELPGTPGASGPSGDTGMGSTGPSAPTTGAPGSPSATPGAPGTSATPGAPGTSATPPTGTNPPTSVGGWIAVDPAAQAAATAAFFARKPKPVTGNPVKVPEFNVGCTTSHHNSDDPIVLPNLAGASHNHTFWGNKSTNANSTAESLRAATATTCNSPQDHSAYWVPTMLQNGKVVDPDEITVYYGSRLKDPSKTQPFPFGLRMIVGDAKNQVDTPDKQGNHFWCAGIGGEVGRSADGTFPVCAKTAHIVRQITFPDCWDGKHLDSPDHKAHMANGDHTGACPKSHPVPVPSVSFVISYPLSANTDGITLASGTSFSMHADFFNAWEDDALAARVRNCLDQGVKCNSAGNF; from the coding sequence ATGAATTTGCGACCCACTCCCAGACAACGTCGTTCCGTCACCGCGCTGCTGCTGCTGAGCGTCGCGCTCGCCGGTGGATGCAAGGAACTGCCGGGCACCCCCGGTGCGTCCGGTCCGTCCGGCGACACCGGCATGGGCTCGACCGGCCCCTCGGCGCCGACGACCGGTGCCCCCGGCAGCCCCTCGGCCACGCCGGGCGCTCCGGGTACCTCGGCCACCCCGGGCGCGCCGGGTACGTCGGCCACCCCGCCGACCGGCACCAACCCGCCCACCTCGGTCGGTGGCTGGATCGCCGTCGACCCGGCCGCGCAGGCCGCCGCGACCGCGGCGTTCTTCGCCCGCAAGCCCAAGCCGGTGACCGGCAACCCGGTCAAGGTGCCCGAGTTCAACGTCGGCTGTACGACCAGCCACCACAACAGTGACGACCCGATCGTGCTGCCGAACCTGGCCGGTGCCTCGCACAACCACACGTTCTGGGGCAACAAGTCGACGAACGCGAACTCGACCGCCGAGTCGCTGCGGGCGGCCACCGCCACCACCTGCAACTCGCCCCAGGACCACTCGGCCTACTGGGTGCCGACGATGTTGCAGAACGGCAAGGTCGTCGACCCCGACGAGATCACCGTCTACTACGGTTCCCGCCTCAAGGACCCGAGCAAGACCCAGCCGTTCCCGTTCGGCCTGCGCATGATCGTCGGTGACGCGAAGAACCAGGTGGACACCCCGGACAAGCAGGGCAACCACTTCTGGTGCGCCGGCATCGGCGGCGAGGTCGGCCGGAGCGCGGACGGAACCTTCCCGGTCTGCGCCAAGACCGCGCACATCGTCCGCCAGATCACCTTCCCGGACTGCTGGGACGGCAAGCACCTGGACAGCCCGGACCACAAGGCGCACATGGCGAACGGCGACCACACCGGGGCCTGCCCGAAGAGCCACCCGGTTCCGGTCCCCTCGGTGTCGTTCGTGATCTCGTACCCGCTGAGCGCCAACACGGACGGGATCACCCTCGCCTCCGGCACCTCGTTCTCGATGCACGCGGACTTCTTCAACGCGTGGGAGGACGACGCGCTCGCCGCACGGGTCCGCAACTGCCTCGACCAGGGCGTGAAGTGCAACTCGGCCGGTAACTTCTAG
- a CDS encoding crotonase/enoyl-CoA hydratase family protein: MVVRVERSGPVTTVVLDRPERRNAVDGPTARALADAFRAFDADPSASVAVLWGAGGTFCSGADLKAIGTPSGNRVEPDGDGPMGPTRMRLGKPVIAAISGYAVAGGLELALWCDLRIAESDAVLGVFCRRWGVPLIDGGTVRLPRLIGESRAMDLILTGRPVPAVEAYEMGLVNRLAPPGGARAAAEELAAQLADFPQTCLRNDRQALLAGAGQPEPAALATELGYGMHSLAADAAAGAAQFAAGAGRHGEYA; the protein is encoded by the coding sequence ATGGTCGTACGGGTGGAACGCAGCGGTCCGGTGACGACGGTGGTCCTCGATCGGCCGGAGCGTCGCAACGCGGTCGACGGGCCCACCGCCCGCGCCCTCGCCGACGCCTTCCGTGCCTTCGACGCCGACCCGTCCGCCTCCGTCGCCGTGCTCTGGGGCGCCGGCGGGACGTTCTGCTCCGGCGCCGACCTGAAGGCCATCGGTACGCCGAGCGGCAACCGGGTCGAACCCGACGGCGACGGACCGATGGGGCCGACCCGGATGCGCCTCGGCAAGCCCGTGATCGCCGCCATCTCCGGGTACGCGGTCGCCGGAGGGCTGGAACTGGCTCTCTGGTGCGACCTGCGGATCGCCGAGTCCGACGCGGTGCTCGGTGTCTTCTGTCGACGCTGGGGAGTGCCCCTGATCGACGGGGGCACCGTCCGGCTGCCCCGGCTGATCGGCGAGAGCCGGGCGATGGACCTGATCCTGACCGGGCGCCCGGTGCCCGCCGTCGAGGCGTACGAGATGGGGTTGGTCAATCGGCTGGCCCCGCCGGGCGGTGCGCGAGCGGCGGCGGAGGAACTGGCCGCGCAGCTCGCCGATTTTCCCCAGACCTGCCTGCGCAACGACCGGCAGGCCCTGCTCGCGGGCGCCGGCCAGCCGGAACCGGCCGCGCTCGCCACCGAACTCGGGTACGGCATGCACTCGCTGGCCGCCGACGCGGCTGCCGGTGCCGCCCAATTCGCCGCCGGAGCCGGCCGCCACGGCGAGTACGCCTGA
- a CDS encoding DUF4259 domain-containing protein translates to MGSWGRGNFDSDTAADHLGAVTGRLLDEVARAMSGDPVEIEPDEYWGVAVPCNLELLCLLSEQRYVGVELPSEQTIADWKQRYLAVWDDSIGGLEPTGDYVTQRRATLVSTFDRLAAEARRQAGTDRD, encoded by the coding sequence ATGGGTAGCTGGGGCAGGGGCAACTTCGACAGCGATACCGCCGCCGACCATCTCGGCGCCGTCACCGGTCGGCTGCTGGACGAGGTGGCCCGGGCGATGTCCGGGGATCCGGTCGAGATCGAGCCGGACGAGTACTGGGGCGTCGCCGTACCGTGCAATCTGGAGCTGCTCTGCCTCCTGTCGGAGCAGCGGTACGTGGGCGTCGAGCTGCCGTCGGAGCAGACGATCGCCGATTGGAAGCAGCGTTACCTGGCCGTCTGGGACGACAGCATCGGTGGGCTGGAGCCGACCGGCGACTACGTGACGCAGCGGCGGGCGACCCTGGTCAGCACCTTCGACCGGCTCGCCGCCGAGGCCCGCCGGCAGGCCGGGACCGACCGGGACTGA
- a CDS encoding NAD-binding protein — protein sequence MQPLFDVLGRKTWTVGDQPAHANLVKILGNYLIACSIEGMAEATTVAEAADLDPKLLVDILTEGLFTGPVYQGYGAMIAARNYEPVAFKLALGRKDVELALDTARSHRVPLAFGGVLRDLFTEAVAHGQSDQDWVAVTETTRRRAGLDHR from the coding sequence GTGCAACCGCTGTTCGACGTACTCGGTCGCAAGACCTGGACGGTGGGCGACCAGCCCGCGCACGCCAACCTGGTCAAGATCCTCGGCAACTACCTGATCGCCTGTTCGATCGAGGGGATGGCCGAGGCGACCACGGTCGCCGAGGCCGCCGACCTGGACCCGAAGCTCCTGGTCGACATCCTCACCGAGGGGCTGTTCACCGGGCCGGTCTACCAGGGTTACGGGGCGATGATCGCCGCCCGGAACTACGAACCGGTCGCGTTCAAGCTGGCGCTCGGCCGCAAGGATGTCGAACTGGCGTTGGACACCGCGCGCTCACACCGGGTCCCGCTGGCCTTCGGCGGCGTGCTCCGCGATCTTTTCACCGAGGCGGTCGCCCACGGTCAGTCGGACCAGGATTGGGTCGCGGTCACCGAAACCACCCGCCGCCGCGCCGGCCTCGACCACCGCTGA
- a CDS encoding CGNR zinc finger domain-containing protein, protein MVGDWRRPQRSENFRWGNGRLAFAYCATLGDRGSQTPIERLTSVEALLLWAVEAQLADPAGPPPAALAPALELREAIYATGRAVSLAEQPDRDDVALINDWAGRPGAVPQLVVEPPGQPYSRIRATSVDQVLADVARDAVDAIGNSPLRVRRCAAPTCLGVFLDDSPAATRRWCSMSTCGNRSKKATYRQQYAVDTGQRP, encoded by the coding sequence ATGGTTGGTGACTGGCGTCGTCCGCAACGCTCGGAGAACTTTCGCTGGGGCAACGGTCGGCTCGCGTTCGCGTACTGCGCGACCCTGGGCGACCGGGGTTCGCAGACCCCGATCGAGCGGCTGACCAGCGTCGAGGCGCTGCTCCTCTGGGCGGTCGAGGCGCAACTCGCCGATCCCGCCGGACCACCCCCGGCCGCCCTCGCGCCGGCCCTGGAGCTGCGCGAGGCGATCTACGCCACCGGCCGGGCGGTCAGCCTGGCCGAGCAGCCGGACCGGGACGACGTCGCCCTGATCAACGACTGGGCCGGTCGGCCCGGTGCCGTACCGCAGCTCGTGGTGGAGCCGCCGGGGCAGCCGTACAGCCGGATCCGGGCGACCTCGGTCGACCAGGTCCTGGCCGACGTCGCCCGCGATGCGGTCGACGCGATCGGCAACTCACCCCTGCGGGTACGCCGATGCGCCGCACCGACCTGCCTGGGAGTTTTCCTCGACGACTCGCCCGCCGCCACCCGCCGCTGGTGCTCGATGTCCACCTGCGGCAACCGGAGCAAAAAGGCCACCTACCGCCAGCAGTACGCAGTGGACACGGGTCAGAGGCCGTAG
- a CDS encoding SUKH-4 family immunity protein: MGLLAALRPITYAKVPVEGRWLPSPLPERAIGERVVAVLCEDPDVACLVVDRTDGTVLITAGDEAPVLVNRSLDQLVESSRIYSRAARRARRIDEEDDEALEALAVATAEQIGRIDPDAVRDENQLWAAAAEELGYGL, from the coding sequence ATGGGCCTCCTTGCCGCGCTCCGGCCGATCACGTACGCGAAGGTGCCCGTCGAGGGGCGCTGGTTGCCGTCGCCGTTGCCCGAACGCGCGATCGGGGAGCGGGTGGTCGCGGTGTTGTGCGAGGACCCGGACGTGGCCTGCCTGGTGGTCGACCGTACCGACGGGACGGTCCTGATCACCGCCGGGGACGAGGCACCGGTGCTGGTGAACCGGTCGCTGGACCAGCTCGTCGAGTCGTCCCGGATCTACTCCCGAGCGGCGCGCCGGGCCCGGCGGATCGACGAGGAGGACGACGAGGCGCTGGAGGCACTGGCCGTCGCCACCGCCGAGCAGATCGGCCGGATCGACCCCGACGCCGTACGGGACGAGAACCAGCTCTGGGCGGCTGCCGCCGAGGAACTCGGCTACGGCCTCTGA
- a CDS encoding protein kinase domain-containing protein: protein MPDTPQRLIADRYRLVRPLGQGGMGRVWQARDEMLERDVAIKELVPPPGLTDDERREMRERSLREARAIARLDQVNVVRIFDVLIADGDPWLVMELVPSRSLHEVLRTDGAMPPARVAHIGLGVLAALRAAHRAGLLHRDVKPANVLLADDGRVVLTDFGLATVPGDPHVTRTGMVLGSPAYLAPERATDGIVGPAADLWSLGATLYSAVEGRTPYNRSTAIATLAALATEIPPPPQRAGLLTALLEGLLRRDPQQRLGAEEADRLFRRATAYYSVDPVDPIGLLGSVDLGGSPPDSFGSLGPPGSLGSLGPPGSLGSLGPPGSLGSLGPPGSLGSVGGPSPSPSVFVSASEMPSADTPSGLPVSDGSGLSGAGAGAGGGAGADPVPGRRRRGWLVGALVAVLLLVLGVTVPLMDGGTVGFLGGEPDPNSPTKPNTSPSGLSEASMNRVVPPPAAGWHYYRDSPNLVVPVPDGWQSHRDGDRIEFREPEGSRVLAIEELRSIMSDLVAELQAREKAERDAGRYPDYRQLRLGTINYHVRAAEREWTFTAENGELMHAISRTFVSFNGQAYTIGWTTADAEWATSRGAFALIVDGFHELPPPGGPPPGRPGGRPPGQPGPPGRPPPGQGGQPGDPGQPPPFRPTDLPAGNSIVNVGSGRCVDVPDSVAVDGVGVQMWDCHQPPGQLWTFPADGTVRSLDKCLDVADGSTANGATVQLADCDGSASQDFTLNSSADLVNVRADRCVDVLDGNPENGARLQLWDCTGEPNQKWRLG, encoded by the coding sequence GTGCCCGACACCCCCCAACGGCTGATCGCCGACCGATACCGGCTTGTTCGGCCGCTCGGGCAGGGCGGTATGGGTCGGGTCTGGCAGGCCCGCGACGAAATGCTCGAACGCGACGTGGCCATCAAGGAACTGGTGCCACCACCCGGGCTGACCGACGACGAACGCCGGGAGATGCGCGAACGTTCCCTGCGCGAGGCACGTGCCATCGCCCGTCTCGACCAGGTCAACGTCGTACGGATCTTCGACGTGCTCATTGCCGACGGAGACCCGTGGCTCGTGATGGAACTCGTACCGTCGCGCTCGCTGCACGAGGTCCTCCGGACCGACGGGGCGATGCCACCGGCTCGGGTGGCCCACATCGGACTGGGCGTCCTGGCGGCGCTACGGGCAGCGCACCGGGCCGGGCTGCTGCACCGGGACGTCAAGCCGGCCAACGTCCTGCTCGCCGACGACGGACGGGTGGTGCTGACCGACTTCGGCCTCGCCACGGTGCCCGGCGATCCGCACGTGACCCGTACCGGCATGGTGCTCGGCTCACCCGCGTACCTCGCTCCGGAACGGGCCACCGACGGAATCGTCGGACCGGCCGCCGACCTCTGGTCGCTCGGCGCCACCCTTTACTCCGCCGTCGAGGGACGTACGCCGTACAACCGGTCGACGGCGATCGCCACCCTGGCCGCGCTCGCGACCGAAATCCCACCCCCGCCCCAGCGCGCGGGATTGCTGACCGCGCTGCTGGAAGGGCTGCTGCGCCGGGACCCGCAGCAGCGGCTCGGTGCCGAGGAGGCCGACCGCCTCTTTCGCCGGGCCACGGCGTACTACTCCGTCGACCCGGTCGACCCGATCGGCCTGCTCGGATCGGTGGACCTGGGCGGTAGCCCACCCGACTCGTTCGGTTCGCTCGGCCCGCCGGGTTCGCTCGGTTCGCTCGGCCCGCCGGGTTCGCTCGGTTCGCTCGGCCCGCCGGGTTCGCTCGGTTCGCTCGGCCCGCCGGGTTCGCTCGGTTCCGTGGGCGGGCCGTCCCCGTCCCCGTCCGTTTTCGTGTCCGCGTCTGAGATGCCCTCGGCGGACACGCCGTCCGGTCTTCCGGTGTCGGACGGCAGCGGTCTGTCCGGTGCCGGTGCCGGTGCCGGAGGCGGTGCGGGGGCGGATCCCGTACCTGGCCGGAGACGGCGCGGCTGGCTGGTCGGAGCGTTGGTGGCGGTGTTGCTGCTCGTACTCGGGGTGACCGTGCCGCTGATGGACGGCGGCACGGTTGGTTTCCTCGGCGGCGAGCCGGATCCGAACTCGCCGACCAAGCCGAACACCTCCCCGTCCGGCCTCTCCGAGGCGTCGATGAACAGGGTGGTCCCGCCACCCGCCGCGGGTTGGCACTACTACCGGGACAGCCCCAATCTGGTCGTACCGGTACCGGACGGCTGGCAGTCGCACCGCGACGGCGACCGGATCGAGTTCCGTGAGCCGGAGGGCAGCCGGGTGCTCGCCATCGAGGAGCTCCGGTCGATCATGTCGGACCTGGTCGCCGAGTTGCAGGCGCGGGAGAAGGCGGAACGGGACGCCGGGCGGTACCCCGACTACCGCCAGCTCCGCCTCGGCACGATCAACTACCACGTACGGGCGGCGGAACGGGAGTGGACGTTCACCGCCGAGAACGGCGAGCTGATGCACGCGATCAGCCGTACGTTCGTCAGCTTCAACGGGCAGGCGTACACGATCGGTTGGACCACCGCGGACGCCGAGTGGGCGACCAGCCGGGGCGCCTTCGCGCTGATCGTGGATGGTTTCCACGAGTTGCCGCCACCGGGCGGTCCACCGCCGGGACGACCGGGTGGTCGACCTCCGGGCCAGCCCGGTCCGCCGGGGCGACCGCCGCCCGGCCAGGGTGGGCAGCCGGGGGATCCCGGACAGCCACCGCCGTTCAGGCCGACCGACCTGCCGGCGGGGAACTCGATCGTCAACGTCGGCAGCGGCCGGTGTGTCGACGTCCCGGACAGCGTCGCCGTCGACGGGGTGGGGGTGCAGATGTGGGACTGCCACCAGCCCCCTGGCCAGCTCTGGACCTTTCCCGCCGACGGTACGGTCCGGTCGCTGGACAAGTGCCTCGACGTGGCGGACGGGTCGACCGCCAACGGGGCGACGGTCCAACTCGCCGACTGCGACGGCAGCGCCTCCCAGGACTTCACCCTCAACAGCTCCGCCGACCTGGTGAACGTACGGGCCGACAGGTGCGTCGACGTGCTCGACGGCAATCCGGAGAACGGGGCCCGGTTGCAGCTCTGGGACTGCACCGGGGAGCCCAACCAGAAGTGGCGGCTGGGCTGA
- a CDS encoding NAD-dependent epimerase/dehydratase family protein, translating into MRIAITGATGNVGTALLRRLAGESDIELVGIARRPPPDEAGAPYAGVRWHALDLGEPDNLPRLTDALQGIDAVVHLAWQIQPSHRRVLLRRTNLTGTRHLLRAIDEAGVGTLAYASSFGAYAQGPKDRRVTESWPATGISGSGYSTDKAAVEALLDGVEHDHPELRIVRIRQALVFQRDAGAQIRRHFIGRIVPVGWLGSGRLPIIPRNKRLRAQAVHADDLADAYVRALRSDRDGAFNIAGEPVLDGPVLAQELGGRSIPVPIFLLRMLAKAAWRLRLLPTEPGWIDLTAGVPLMDCSRAEQELGWRPRHDAREAVRDVLGGIAVGAGTGSMVLRPDRRAASDLRGRPATN; encoded by the coding sequence ATGAGGATCGCCATCACCGGGGCCACCGGCAACGTCGGAACCGCACTCCTGCGCCGGCTGGCCGGCGAATCGGACATCGAGCTGGTCGGCATCGCCCGGCGTCCGCCGCCGGACGAGGCCGGTGCGCCGTACGCCGGGGTGCGGTGGCATGCGTTGGACCTCGGCGAACCGGACAACCTCCCCCGGTTGACCGACGCGCTGCAGGGGATCGACGCGGTGGTGCACCTGGCCTGGCAGATCCAACCCAGCCACCGTCGGGTGCTGCTGCGACGTACCAATCTCACCGGGACCCGGCACCTGTTGCGGGCGATCGACGAGGCCGGGGTGGGCACGCTCGCGTACGCCTCGTCGTTCGGGGCGTACGCCCAGGGTCCGAAGGATCGGCGGGTGACGGAGAGCTGGCCGGCGACCGGGATCAGCGGTTCGGGCTACAGCACGGACAAGGCGGCGGTCGAGGCGTTGCTCGACGGGGTGGAGCACGACCACCCCGAGCTGCGGATCGTCCGGATACGACAGGCCCTGGTCTTCCAACGCGACGCGGGTGCCCAGATCAGGAGGCATTTCATCGGACGGATCGTGCCGGTCGGTTGGCTCGGTTCGGGGCGGCTGCCGATCATCCCCCGGAACAAGCGGTTACGCGCCCAGGCGGTGCACGCCGACGACCTGGCCGACGCGTACGTGCGGGCGTTGCGCAGTGACCGGGACGGCGCGTTCAACATCGCCGGCGAACCGGTGCTCGACGGGCCGGTGCTGGCTCAGGAGCTGGGCGGCCGGAGCATCCCCGTGCCGATCTTCCTGCTCCGAATGCTGGCCAAGGCGGCGTGGCGGCTGCGGCTGCTGCCGACCGAGCCTGGCTGGATCGATCTCACCGCCGGGGTGCCGCTGATGGACTGCTCGCGGGCGGAGCAGGAGTTGGGATGGCGTCCCCGGCACGATGCCCGGGAAGCGGTACGCGACGTCCTCGGCGGCATCGCGGTCGGTGCCGGAACCGGCAGTATGGTCCTGCGACCGGACCGCCGCGCCGCTTCCGACCTGCGGGGCCGCCCGGCGACCAACTAG
- a CDS encoding Rieske 2Fe-2S domain-containing protein produces the protein MRAALTKLEQANQLDRVGDQIQRGIWSALPRRWMRDLLHGVWLGHPLHPVLVQVPVGAWTASAILDLLSNQRRASTALVAIGTFGALPAALAGWNDWASLSQSQRRVGLVHAAANVVGLAIYGSSLGARLSGLHGIGRILGWAGLSVVSGGAFLGGHLAYKMGAGVNQATPELHRMDEGWHPVADLAALPEASLVTRKINDIPVLVYRDGDNVTAMLEHCAHQGGPLGAGDVTKVDGHVCVVCPWHGSTFRLDNGEVVHGPAATDQQTLPTRIMSGVLEIRMP, from the coding sequence ATGCGAGCGGCGTTGACAAAACTCGAGCAGGCGAACCAACTCGACCGGGTGGGCGATCAGATCCAGCGGGGAATCTGGTCCGCGCTGCCCCGGCGGTGGATGCGGGACCTCCTCCACGGGGTCTGGCTGGGCCACCCCCTCCACCCGGTGCTGGTGCAGGTACCGGTGGGTGCCTGGACCGCCAGCGCGATCCTCGACCTGCTGTCCAACCAACGCAGGGCCTCGACGGCGCTCGTCGCGATCGGCACCTTCGGCGCCCTGCCGGCGGCCCTCGCCGGCTGGAACGACTGGGCCTCGCTCTCCCAGTCGCAACGCCGGGTCGGCCTGGTCCACGCCGCCGCCAACGTGGTCGGACTGGCGATCTACGGGAGTTCGCTCGGCGCCCGGCTCAGCGGCCTGCACGGCATCGGCCGGATCCTCGGCTGGGCCGGACTGTCGGTGGTAAGCGGGGGTGCGTTCCTCGGAGGGCACCTCGCGTACAAGATGGGCGCCGGGGTCAACCAGGCAACGCCCGAGCTGCACCGGATGGACGAGGGCTGGCACCCGGTCGCCGACCTGGCCGCCCTGCCCGAGGCGAGCCTCGTCACCCGGAAGATCAACGACATTCCGGTGCTGGTCTACCGCGACGGGGACAACGTCACCGCGATGCTCGAACACTGCGCCCACCAGGGCGGACCGCTCGGCGCCGGTGACGTGACCAAGGTCGACGGACACGTCTGTGTGGTCTGCCCGTGGCACGGCAGCACGTTCCGGCTGGACAACGGCGAGGTCGTGCACGGACCGGCCGCCACCGACCAGCAGACCCTGCCCACCCGGATCATGAGCGGCGTCCTGGAAATCCGGATGCCCTGA
- a CDS encoding LysM peptidoglycan-binding domain-containing protein, which produces MPAARVSAARRTGQFLTGLCSLLVLVGLIAGAPIALLAFAGNPLPDHVPTLTEVGNTLTSRDDGQLFVRALAIVGWVGWATFALSVLVELPARILRRPAVRLPGMRRQQRAAAALVGAVALILVASPAATAATSVASGTVATASHSPTARPALAIAGPTTATTTEYAPTAWAAAPYGRTTAAPVAAPVTTAAAAPRALAAPNTPADEPAPVYRVEDGDYLGTIADRYLGDFERYQDLARLNEIRNPDRIKPGQLLHLPADAADQGIRKHATGMVAIPPPAGGHGDAPTNGWPTPEKPPAPPAAPAPQQPRQPGEVSTYAVGASRASEVNNLNRPLAVSAVIAVASIVGAQIGAVLGLRRRPATGTLNDAADGGRHRRG; this is translated from the coding sequence ATGCCCGCAGCGCGCGTATCGGCGGCCCGGCGTACCGGGCAGTTCCTCACCGGTCTCTGCTCGCTCCTCGTTCTGGTCGGACTGATAGCCGGGGCGCCGATCGCGCTGTTGGCCTTCGCCGGCAACCCGCTACCGGACCACGTACCGACCCTGACGGAGGTCGGCAACACGCTGACCAGCCGCGACGACGGGCAACTGTTCGTGCGGGCGTTGGCGATCGTCGGTTGGGTCGGCTGGGCGACGTTCGCGCTCTCCGTACTCGTGGAGTTGCCGGCCCGGATCCTGCGCCGGCCCGCGGTCCGGCTGCCCGGCATGCGCCGGCAGCAGCGGGCGGCGGCGGCCCTGGTCGGGGCGGTGGCGCTGATCCTGGTGGCCAGCCCGGCCGCGACCGCGGCGACCTCGGTGGCATCCGGCACGGTCGCGACCGCATCCCACTCACCGACCGCCCGGCCGGCCCTGGCCATCGCCGGTCCGACAACGGCGACCACCACCGAGTACGCCCCGACCGCCTGGGCGGCGGCACCGTACGGTCGGACAACGGCCGCGCCGGTCGCCGCCCCGGTGACCACGGCAGCGGCGGCACCCCGTGCCCTGGCCGCGCCGAACACCCCCGCCGACGAACCCGCCCCGGTCTACCGGGTGGAGGACGGCGACTACCTCGGCACGATCGCGGATCGTTATCTCGGCGACTTCGAGCGCTACCAGGATCTGGCCCGGCTCAACGAGATCCGCAACCCGGACCGGATCAAGCCCGGTCAACTGCTGCACCTGCCGGCGGACGCCGCCGACCAGGGCATACGCAAGCACGCTACCGGCATGGTGGCGATCCCTCCACCCGCCGGTGGGCACGGCGACGCGCCCACGAACGGCTGGCCGACACCGGAGAAGCCGCCCGCGCCGCCCGCTGCACCCGCGCCGCAGCAACCCCGCCAGCCGGGCGAGGTCAGCACGTACGCGGTCGGGGCGTCCCGGGCCAGCGAGGTGAACAACCTGAACCGCCCGCTCGCGGTCAGTGCGGTGATCGCGGTGGCCAGCATCGTCGGCGCCCAGATCGGCGCGGTGCTCGGGTTACGACGGCGGCCCGCGACCGGCACCCTGAACGACGCCGCGGACGGCGGCCGGCACCGACGCGGCTGA
- a CDS encoding TadE/TadG family type IV pilus assembly protein, which yields MAGRIRGRCAERGSVSVEVAILAPVFVLLFGMAVVAGRQAIAENAVSAAAHDAARASSISRTADQAQAAGATAVTERLAEQGLNCDPAAAVTLSGRSALSKGTKWSLEEAFAQPLGDPVFIVAEVTCVVSYEDLAALGLPAPEPVKAYFVSPIDRYRSRG from the coding sequence ATGGCCGGACGAATCAGGGGCCGCTGCGCGGAACGCGGGTCGGTCTCGGTGGAGGTCGCGATTCTCGCCCCGGTCTTCGTGCTTCTCTTCGGCATGGCGGTGGTGGCCGGTCGACAGGCCATTGCCGAGAACGCGGTCTCGGCGGCGGCCCACGACGCCGCCCGCGCCAGCAGCATCTCGCGCACGGCGGATCAGGCGCAGGCGGCCGGTGCCACGGCGGTGACGGAGCGGCTGGCCGAGCAGGGATTGAACTGTGACCCGGCCGCCGCTGTCACGCTCTCGGGCAGGTCGGCCCTCAGCAAGGGCACGAAATGGTCCCTGGAAGAGGCGTTCGCGCAGCCGCTCGGTGATCCCGTCTTCATCGTCGCCGAGGTCACCTGCGTGGTGTCGTACGAGGACCTGGCCGCGTTGGGGCTGCCGGCGCCAGAACCAGTCAAGGCATATTTCGTGTCGCCGATCGACCGCTACCGGAGCCGAGGATGA
- a CDS encoding TadE/TadG family type IV pilus assembly protein: MTGPGSFPALMTRSRRTSNPMRRRQPALPPLTVPAVGGGSAGCPPGNGTHGSDRGATPVELAILLPVIFMLLMMSIQAGVYFLARAVALNAAQIGVNSTRTLSGDSEAVAEAKVWAYINGAPDWLVATSVDVERNEATGVATATVQGSVLQVMPGVKFTVRQNARGPIEQFTAGD, encoded by the coding sequence ATGACTGGACCGGGAAGCTTCCCGGCCCTGATGACCCGTTCCCGGAGGACTAGTAACCCCATGCGTCGACGTCAGCCCGCACTGCCGCCCCTCACCGTCCCAGCGGTGGGGGGCGGCAGTGCGGGCTGCCCGCCCGGGAACGGTACGCACGGCTCCGATCGAGGGGCCACCCCGGTCGAGTTGGCAATCCTGCTGCCGGTGATCTTCATGCTGCTGATGATGTCGATCCAGGCCGGCGTGTACTTCCTCGCTCGGGCGGTGGCGCTCAACGCCGCGCAGATCGGCGTCAATTCGACCCGTACGCTCTCCGGCGACTCGGAGGCGGTCGCCGAGGCGAAGGTTTGGGCCTACATCAACGGCGCCCCCGACTGGCTCGTCGCGACCAGCGTCGACGTCGAACGGAACGAGGCGACGGGTGTCGCGACGGCGACCGTTCAGGGATCGGTGTTGCAGGTGATGCCCGGGGTCAAGTTCACGGTCCGGCAGAACGCGCGGGGCCCGATCGAACAATTTACCGCGGGAGACTGA